Proteins encoded within one genomic window of Candidatus Brevundimonas colombiensis:
- a CDS encoding coniferyl aldehyde dehydrogenase translates to MAQDQQRLTAVFQAQKQAVLRDGPPDAAVRIDRLTRGIDLLVEHQDALCDAMRADFGARAPEASRLTDIAASVSALKFARSNVRRWMRPERVSPTPGLLGLLGARARVEIQPKGVVGIMAPWNFPVFLVFAPLASVLAAGNRALIKPSELTARTSALMQDLIAHAFSPEEVAVVTGDATVGQAFSALAFDHLIFTGGGQVGRSVMAAAAQSLTPVTLELGGKCPAILSRTADLPVAAARIMNGKTLNAGQICLAPDYVLAPVEALDAFAGHAAAAAAAYFPTIEANPDYACVIADRHVARLKAYVEDARSKGARIIEVRPEGETVPPDSRKIAPTLILGATEQMTVMQEEIFGPLLPIMTYDRVEDAVDYVNDRDHPLALYWFGEDASERDLVLGRTRSGGVTVNDVIFHVAQERLPFGGVGPSGFGSYHGRDGFMAFSHRRAVFQQIAKDIGPLKDLRPPFGPAIRKYLNGQIRR, encoded by the coding sequence ATGGCGCAGGACCAGCAGAGGCTCACCGCCGTCTTTCAGGCTCAGAAGCAGGCCGTGCTGCGCGACGGACCGCCGGACGCCGCCGTGCGCATCGACCGGCTGACCCGAGGCATCGACCTGCTGGTCGAGCATCAGGACGCTCTGTGCGACGCCATGCGGGCGGACTTCGGCGCGCGGGCGCCGGAAGCTTCGCGTCTGACGGACATCGCCGCCTCGGTCTCCGCCCTCAAGTTCGCGCGGTCGAATGTGAGGCGCTGGATGCGGCCTGAACGGGTATCGCCCACGCCGGGCCTGCTGGGCCTTCTAGGGGCCCGGGCGCGGGTGGAGATCCAGCCCAAGGGTGTCGTCGGCATCATGGCGCCGTGGAATTTTCCGGTCTTTCTGGTCTTTGCGCCACTGGCCAGCGTGCTGGCGGCGGGCAACCGCGCGTTGATCAAGCCGTCTGAACTGACGGCCAGGACCTCTGCTCTGATGCAGGACCTGATCGCGCACGCCTTCTCGCCCGAAGAAGTCGCGGTGGTGACCGGGGATGCGACGGTGGGGCAGGCGTTCTCCGCCCTGGCCTTCGATCACCTGATCTTTACGGGCGGAGGGCAGGTCGGCCGCAGCGTGATGGCGGCGGCGGCCCAGTCCCTGACGCCCGTAACGCTTGAACTGGGCGGCAAATGCCCGGCCATCCTGTCACGCACGGCGGACCTGCCGGTCGCCGCCGCTCGGATCATGAACGGCAAGACGCTGAATGCGGGACAGATCTGCCTGGCCCCGGACTATGTCCTGGCGCCGGTCGAAGCCCTGGACGCCTTCGCGGGCCATGCGGCGGCGGCGGCGGCGGCCTATTTTCCGACCATCGAGGCCAACCCGGACTATGCCTGCGTGATCGCCGACCGCCATGTGGCCCGGTTGAAGGCCTATGTGGAGGACGCCCGATCCAAGGGCGCCCGTATCATCGAGGTGCGGCCCGAAGGCGAGACTGTTCCGCCGGACAGCCGCAAGATCGCGCCCACCCTGATCTTGGGCGCCACCGAGCAGATGACGGTGATGCAGGAGGAAATATTCGGCCCCCTGCTGCCGATCATGACCTATGACCGGGTCGAAGACGCCGTCGACTATGTGAACGACCGCGACCATCCGCTGGCCCTGTATTGGTTCGGCGAGGATGCCTCAGAGCGGGATCTTGTCCTCGGTCGCACGCGCAGCGGCGGGGTGACGGTGAACGACGTCATCTTCCATGTGGCGCAGGAGCGTCTGCCGTTCGGCGGCGTCGGGCCATCGGGGTTTGGGAGCTATCATGGCCGCGACGGCTTCATGGCGTTCAGCCATCGTCGCGCGGTGTTTCAGCAGATCGCCAAGGACATCGGTCCCTTGAAGGACCTGCGGCCGCCGTTCGGTCCCGCGATCCGAAAATATCTGAACGGTCAGATCCGCCGTTAG
- a CDS encoding TonB-dependent receptor produces the protein MKTIFLTTVSIASVLAGAAAAQSEPPAASPSTVDDIVVTAQKRSERLQDVPVSISVLGAETLENKGVGNVAALNNLAPGLRVSNGDAAASPKIFIRGVGLSDFNPNASSGVGIYVDGVYIGSPLAQMAGFYDLAQLEVLRGPQGTLYGRNTNGGAINITTKRPSFEWAGDGRVEYASDNAVNLQGGVGGPIIKDVLAFRAAGQYVASDGATHDRVTDRDVNAIEYYGGRFSLLYTPRADFSILASVNHFENHGDATAAQHRALFPTTAAVTGPDGLCLSSAYSSGLCTDLLGYVDTDNDIRAGDYGAATGKDKVRLNGASVQIDWTLGNVDLVAISAYQNAKRNAFENTDSNPLRMIEINYRSQAESFSQELRLQSNDPAAKLKWVVGAYFMDETIKDSATQDVLRDLRPLFISPENPTGFSPENSVGEFGNPYTQKTKSYALFGQADYKLTDRLIATAGLRWSSDDRNFDYRSEIDRGLATILTYKDSKTFSAWSGRLGLRYELSPEANIYATYNRGFKSGGFFGGLATSVEQLQPYDNEQLDAYEVGYKGQFWDRRVRLNTSAFYYAYKDQQVFAQVLRNGLTVLVLDNAGDSTVYGAEIEGSVTPIDNLDISVGLSLLHAKYDEFISEGEDYSGHTLPQSPKATLNASVAYTWPLPSGGDIIANIDTSYSSKIYFDNSNRERLSQDAVWNTGLQVSWRSGSSGIEAGVFARNVFDEDWIVNISAIDSLGMDLLNYNRPRSIGVFLKYNY, from the coding sequence GTGAAGACCATTTTCCTGACGACCGTATCCATCGCCTCCGTTCTGGCAGGCGCCGCCGCCGCCCAGTCCGAACCGCCAGCCGCTTCGCCTTCGACCGTCGACGACATCGTCGTCACGGCGCAGAAGCGCTCGGAGCGTCTTCAGGACGTGCCCGTCTCCATCAGCGTGCTGGGCGCCGAAACGCTTGAAAACAAAGGGGTCGGCAACGTCGCCGCTCTGAACAACCTGGCGCCCGGGCTGCGGGTTTCAAACGGCGACGCCGCCGCCAGCCCCAAGATATTCATTCGCGGCGTGGGCCTGAGCGATTTCAATCCGAATGCGTCCAGCGGCGTCGGCATCTATGTGGACGGGGTCTATATCGGCTCGCCGCTGGCTCAGATGGCGGGCTTCTATGATCTGGCCCAGCTCGAAGTTCTGCGCGGTCCCCAGGGAACGCTGTACGGACGCAACACCAACGGCGGCGCCATCAACATAACAACCAAGCGGCCGAGCTTCGAATGGGCCGGCGACGGTCGGGTCGAATACGCCTCGGACAATGCCGTAAACCTTCAGGGCGGCGTCGGCGGCCCGATCATCAAGGACGTGCTGGCCTTCCGGGCGGCAGGCCAATATGTGGCCAGCGACGGCGCCACCCACGACCGCGTCACGGACAGGGATGTGAACGCCATAGAATATTATGGCGGACGGTTTTCGCTGCTCTACACGCCCCGCGCCGACTTCAGCATCCTGGCTTCGGTCAATCATTTCGAAAACCATGGCGATGCGACCGCCGCCCAGCATCGCGCGCTGTTCCCGACGACGGCGGCAGTCACCGGCCCCGACGGACTGTGTCTGTCCAGCGCCTATTCAAGCGGCCTCTGTACGGACTTGCTGGGCTACGTCGACACAGACAACGACATTCGCGCGGGAGACTATGGCGCGGCCACAGGCAAGGACAAGGTGCGTCTGAACGGCGCCTCGGTGCAGATCGACTGGACCTTGGGCAATGTCGATCTGGTGGCCATCTCCGCCTATCAGAACGCCAAGCGAAATGCGTTCGAGAATACCGATTCCAATCCTCTGCGGATGATCGAGATCAATTACCGATCTCAGGCCGAATCCTTCAGTCAGGAACTGCGCCTGCAGAGCAACGACCCGGCCGCGAAACTGAAATGGGTCGTCGGCGCCTATTTCATGGACGAAACCATCAAGGACAGCGCGACCCAGGACGTGCTTCGCGATCTGCGCCCGCTGTTCATCTCGCCAGAAAATCCAACCGGCTTCAGTCCGGAAAACAGCGTCGGCGAGTTCGGAAACCCCTATACGCAAAAGACCAAGAGCTACGCCCTGTTCGGTCAGGCGGACTATAAGCTGACGGATCGCCTGATCGCGACGGCGGGTCTGCGCTGGTCGTCCGATGACCGGAATTTCGACTATCGCAGCGAGATCGACCGCGGCCTGGCCACCATCCTGACCTACAAGGACAGCAAGACCTTCTCGGCCTGGTCCGGGCGTCTGGGCCTGCGCTATGAACTCAGCCCCGAAGCCAACATCTATGCGACCTACAACCGCGGCTTCAAAAGCGGAGGCTTCTTCGGCGGCCTGGCCACTTCGGTCGAACAACTGCAGCCCTATGATAACGAGCAGCTCGACGCCTATGAAGTCGGCTACAAAGGTCAGTTCTGGGATCGCAGGGTGCGTCTGAACACCTCGGCCTTCTATTACGCCTACAAGGATCAGCAGGTCTTTGCGCAGGTGCTCCGCAACGGCCTGACCGTTCTGGTGCTCGACAACGCCGGTGACTCCACCGTCTATGGCGCCGAAATCGAAGGCAGCGTCACGCCCATCGACAACCTGGACATCAGCGTCGGTCTATCGCTGCTGCACGCCAAATATGACGAGTTCATCTCTGAAGGCGAGGACTACAGCGGTCATACCCTGCCTCAGTCGCCGAAGGCGACGCTGAATGCGTCGGTCGCCTACACCTGGCCGCTGCCCTCGGGCGGAGATATAATCGCCAATATCGACACCAGCTATTCGTCCAAAATCTATTTCGACAACTCCAACCGCGAACGCCTGTCGCAAGACGCGGTCTGGAATACGGGCCTTCAAGTCAGCTGGCGTTCAGGGTCAAGCGGCATCGAGGCCGGTGTCTTCGCCCGAAATGTCTTCGACGAAGACTGGATCGTCAATATTTCGGCGATCGACAGCCTTGGCATGGACTTGCTCAACTATAACCGTCCGCGCAGCATCGGCGTCTTCCTGAAATACAACTATTGA
- a CDS encoding class II aldolase/adducin family protein — protein sequence MTTENEERLRVGIVAVMQAMDARGLNRGTSGNVSARLGDAMLVSPSGVPSSRMTPEAVVRVEADGSTPAGSLKPSSEWRMHQRLLALRPDCNAVVHCHSRHATILACAHKPIPPAHYMVAVSGGASVPVAPYATFGSEALADAVADTLKGRYAALMANHGQVVVAPGLELALLIAEEIEEQAAVYWGAMALGGPVLLEEAEMGRILDRFRSYGQKGASPHPAQPTKQK from the coding sequence ATGACCACAGAGAACGAAGAGCGTCTGCGCGTCGGCATTGTGGCCGTCATGCAGGCCATGGATGCGCGCGGCCTCAATCGCGGCACCTCCGGCAATGTCTCGGCCCGTCTCGGCGACGCCATGCTGGTCTCGCCCAGCGGCGTGCCCTCCAGCCGCATGACGCCCGAGGCCGTGGTCAGGGTGGAGGCCGATGGTTCGACACCAGCTGGGTCGCTGAAACCCTCCAGCGAGTGGCGGATGCACCAGCGGCTGCTGGCCCTGCGCCCGGACTGCAACGCCGTGGTCCACTGCCATTCGCGGCACGCCACCATCCTGGCCTGCGCGCACAAGCCCATTCCCCCCGCGCATTACATGGTCGCGGTCAGCGGCGGCGCCTCGGTGCCCGTCGCGCCCTACGCCACCTTCGGGTCGGAGGCCCTGGCCGACGCCGTCGCCGACACCCTGAAAGGACGCTACGCCGCCCTCATGGCCAATCACGGCCAGGTCGTCGTGGCGCCGGGGCTGGAGCTGGCCCTGCTGATCGCCGAGGAAATCGAGGAACAGGCCGCCGTCTACTGGGGCGCCATGGCCCTGGGCGGCCCCGTCCTGCTGGAAGAGGCCGAAATGGGCCGCATCCTGGACCGGTTCAGAAGCTATGGGCAGAAGGGGGCGAGCCCGCA
- a CDS encoding helix-turn-helix domain containing protein, giving the protein MTNPTGRSRARTRNKPRADAQPTVSLETKLKPSQVRAQLTFEAILVVAGELLAEVGFERLSTNLVCQRAGLTPPALYRYFPNKYAILSELGRRLMLAQDQAVFDWMDAGGLEADSMDTAIAKNRQIQEKVNQITRDMPGGVWILRAMRAVPLLQDIRIASRDIVARNMADRLLKQYPASSADELFAATRITIELMMAATEMVLEQPDTDEAMVTQEVCRMVYLYYSQFGETRTAG; this is encoded by the coding sequence ATGACCAATCCAACGGGCCGAAGCCGCGCCCGCACAAGAAACAAACCCCGTGCTGATGCCCAGCCGACCGTCTCCCTTGAGACAAAGCTCAAGCCTTCACAGGTTCGCGCGCAGCTGACCTTCGAGGCCATTCTGGTCGTTGCAGGCGAACTGTTGGCCGAGGTGGGGTTCGAGCGGCTGTCCACCAATCTGGTATGCCAGCGCGCAGGCCTGACGCCGCCCGCGCTTTATCGGTATTTCCCGAACAAATACGCCATACTGAGCGAACTGGGGCGACGGCTCATGCTGGCCCAGGATCAGGCGGTGTTCGACTGGATGGACGCCGGCGGCCTGGAGGCCGACTCCATGGACACGGCGATCGCCAAGAACCGTCAGATCCAGGAGAAGGTGAACCAGATCACGCGCGACATGCCTGGCGGCGTGTGGATTCTGCGGGCCATGCGGGCCGTGCCTCTTCTGCAGGACATCCGCATCGCGTCACGCGACATCGTGGCCCGGAACATGGCCGACAGACTGCTGAAACAGTATCCGGCCTCCAGCGCGGACGAGCTGTTCGCGGCGACCCGGATCACCATCGAACTGATGATGGCCGCAACCGAAATGGTGCTGGAGCAACCCGATACGGACGAGGCCATGGTCACCCAGGAAGTGTGCCGCATGGTCTATCTCTATTATTCGCAGTTCGGCGAGACCCGAACGGCCGGATAG
- a CDS encoding aminotransferase class III-fold pyridoxal phosphate-dependent enzyme, whose protein sequence is MRERAEAVIPGGMYGHQSVTLLPDDFPQFFSRGKGAYLWDMDGNRYVDYLCGYGPSLFGYGVESIDQAYVKRMAEGDTLTGPADVMVDLAEAFVAQVSHADWAMFCKNGTDATTMALMIARNHTQKKTIVRARGAYHGAAPWCTPLPLGVTTADRANQIFYDYNDVESLEAAVAAAGDDLAAIFASPIKHDTFVDQEHPTVAYARRARELCDERDALLIVDDVRAGFRLARDCSWSLVGVKPDLSTWGKAIANGHPISALLGAEKAKGAATFVYVTGSYWFSAAPMAAALETLRLIRETDYLEKTQSLGQRLRAGLTETAARHGFGLRQTGPAELPLIMFEDDADMAKGYFWTNALIRRGVYFHPWHNMFFSAAMTEADIDFTLEAADESFKLLKTAGPLEPVGKLQMAHQALQMIQPL, encoded by the coding sequence TTGCGTGAACGTGCGGAGGCGGTGATCCCCGGCGGAATGTACGGCCACCAGTCGGTGACCCTTCTGCCCGACGATTTTCCCCAGTTCTTCTCCAGGGGCAAAGGCGCCTATCTCTGGGACATGGATGGCAATCGCTACGTCGACTACCTGTGCGGGTATGGCCCCAGCCTGTTCGGCTATGGCGTGGAGTCCATCGATCAGGCCTACGTCAAGCGGATGGCCGAGGGCGACACCCTGACCGGCCCCGCCGATGTCATGGTCGACCTGGCCGAAGCCTTCGTCGCCCAGGTCAGCCACGCCGACTGGGCCATGTTCTGCAAGAACGGCACCGACGCCACCACCATGGCGCTGATGATCGCCCGCAATCACACCCAGAAGAAGACCATCGTGCGGGCGCGGGGCGCCTATCATGGGGCCGCGCCCTGGTGCACCCCCCTGCCGCTTGGCGTCACCACGGCCGACCGGGCCAATCAGATCTTCTATGACTACAACGACGTCGAAAGCCTGGAAGCGGCCGTGGCGGCGGCGGGCGACGATCTGGCGGCCATTTTCGCCTCTCCGATCAAGCACGACACCTTCGTCGATCAGGAGCATCCCACCGTGGCCTATGCCCGGCGCGCGCGCGAACTGTGCGACGAACGTGACGCCCTGCTGATCGTTGACGATGTGCGCGCAGGCTTCCGTCTGGCCCGTGACTGCAGCTGGTCGCTGGTGGGGGTGAAGCCGGACCTGTCCACCTGGGGCAAGGCCATCGCCAACGGCCATCCGATCTCGGCCCTGCTGGGGGCTGAAAAAGCAAAGGGCGCGGCGACCTTCGTCTATGTCACCGGCTCCTACTGGTTCTCTGCGGCGCCCATGGCCGCCGCGCTGGAGACCCTGCGCCTGATCCGCGAAACCGACTATCTGGAAAAGACCCAGTCTCTGGGCCAGCGCCTGCGGGCGGGCCTGACCGAGACGGCTGCACGGCACGGTTTCGGCCTGCGCCAGACGGGTCCCGCGGAGCTGCCGTTGATCATGTTCGAGGACGACGCCGACATGGCCAAGGGCTATTTCTGGACCAACGCCCTGATCCGTCGCGGCGTCTACTTTCACCCCTGGCACAACATGTTCTTCTCGGCGGCCATGACCGAGGCGGACATCGACTTCACCCTCGAGGCGGCGGACGAGAGCTTCAAGCTGCTGAAGACGGCGGGCCCGCTGGAGCCTGTCGGCAAGCTGCAGATGGCGCATCAGGCGCTGCAGATGATTCAGCCGCTGTGA
- a CDS encoding MFS transporter, which produces MGLPQQTTCLMIGVVALLIAGLQPLILGGWAHEGRLSEAEIGLAAMGELLALGITTSLAAAFLKPTHMRIKVGLACVGHGVITLAGLSLSSIWLAADRAVSGVFEGLMLWAAISMIVRSRSAERWAGVFATAQTLAQMMVSAALALWIIPLHGVNGALFLLAALSVGAGLAAITGPNRMAPLPKAAKDADGPLSIRPALGLAGIFLSMAFIVSAWVYLDPLARRAGLSGEMAGLMVSLALGAQVVGSLTATAISGRWPAAPILVGVAGLQALALIGMGLAPTAMVFAGCVILFGFLWMFAIPLHAALMIELDPTRRAALQIGAAQLLGSSFGPLTAGLILGDKPVANVLFVSAGLLVLSTLMFAAVMTNRSRKAPAAKMQLDA; this is translated from the coding sequence ATGGGCCTGCCGCAGCAGACGACCTGCCTGATGATCGGGGTGGTCGCGCTTCTGATCGCGGGCCTTCAGCCCTTGATTCTGGGGGGCTGGGCGCACGAGGGGCGGTTGTCCGAAGCCGAGATCGGCCTGGCCGCCATGGGCGAACTGCTCGCTCTGGGCATCACCACCAGCCTGGCGGCGGCTTTCCTGAAACCCACGCACATGCGCATCAAGGTCGGCCTGGCCTGCGTGGGGCATGGCGTCATCACCCTGGCGGGGCTGAGCCTGTCCTCCATATGGCTGGCGGCGGATCGCGCGGTCTCGGGCGTGTTCGAAGGCCTGATGCTGTGGGCGGCCATCAGCATGATCGTTCGGTCCAGGTCCGCCGAGCGATGGGCCGGAGTGTTCGCAACCGCGCAGACCCTGGCGCAGATGATGGTTTCCGCTGCTCTCGCCTTGTGGATCATTCCTCTGCATGGGGTGAACGGAGCGCTGTTTCTGCTGGCCGCCCTGTCCGTCGGCGCGGGACTGGCCGCCATTACGGGGCCAAACCGCATGGCTCCATTGCCCAAGGCCGCCAAGGACGCGGATGGGCCCCTTTCCATCCGTCCCGCGCTTGGCCTTGCGGGCATATTTCTCTCGATGGCCTTCATCGTCTCGGCCTGGGTCTATCTGGACCCCCTGGCCAGAAGAGCGGGCCTGTCCGGCGAGATGGCGGGCTTGATGGTTTCCCTGGCTCTGGGCGCCCAGGTCGTCGGCAGCCTGACCGCCACGGCCATAAGCGGCCGGTGGCCCGCCGCCCCGATTCTGGTCGGCGTAGCGGGACTTCAGGCCCTGGCCCTGATCGGCATGGGTCTGGCGCCGACAGCCATGGTGTTTGCAGGCTGCGTGATCCTGTTCGGCTTCCTGTGGATGTTCGCCATTCCCCTGCACGCCGCCCTGATGATCGAACTGGACCCGACGCGACGCGCCGCCCTTCAGATTGGCGCGGCCCAGTTGCTGGGCTCCAGCTTCGGACCGCTGACGGCGGGTCTGATCCTGGGCGACAAGCCGGTCGCGAACGTCCTGTTTGTTTCCGCAGGCCTGCTGGTCCTGTCGACCCTGATGTTCGCAGCGGTGATGACGAACCGTTCGCGAAAAGCGCCTGCCGCGAAGATGCAACTCGACGCATAG
- a CDS encoding PfkB family carbohydrate kinase translates to MSNNGLICIGLTTLDVVALPIDALPTDEGTTLVERIVLAPAGTAAGAAMVAATLGLKSRLASAVGGDLTGRVVRMALEEQGVDLSLTETLPDLPTSTTILAVNSQGGRPNFHAMGAGFFAGVSEATTEAASQTRFLHYGGVGGPRLDGGPGAELLKTANAAGAVVSCDLISPQPGAMDELRRLLPMVDYFLPSAAEAVMLSGHDDLADAARFFIDCGAGNCIIKAGARGAVAVLDGAVVAVPAYEIKPVDTTSCGDAFCAGFLTGLDRGLEAIDACRFATATAALVAQGPGTLGQLTGVQDVETAMNTLPTRAA, encoded by the coding sequence GTGTCGAACAACGGACTGATCTGCATCGGCCTGACGACGCTCGATGTCGTCGCCCTGCCGATTGACGCCCTGCCCACAGACGAGGGCACCACTTTGGTCGAGCGTATCGTGCTGGCGCCGGCGGGAACAGCGGCGGGGGCCGCCATGGTCGCCGCCACCCTTGGTCTGAAAAGCCGACTGGCCTCGGCGGTCGGCGGCGACCTGACGGGCCGCGTCGTGCGCATGGCGCTGGAGGAACAGGGCGTGGACCTGTCGCTGACAGAGACCCTGCCTGACCTGCCCACCTCGACGACCATTCTGGCGGTCAACTCTCAGGGCGGACGCCCCAATTTCCACGCCATGGGCGCGGGCTTCTTCGCCGGCGTTTCCGAGGCGACGACCGAGGCGGCCAGCCAGACCCGGTTCCTTCATTACGGCGGCGTCGGCGGGCCTCGTCTGGATGGCGGCCCAGGCGCGGAACTGCTCAAGACCGCCAATGCGGCAGGCGCCGTCGTCAGCTGCGACCTGATCTCTCCCCAGCCGGGTGCGATGGACGAGTTGCGACGCCTGCTGCCGATGGTGGACTATTTCCTGCCCAGCGCCGCCGAAGCCGTCATGCTGTCCGGCCATGACGATCTGGCCGATGCGGCGCGGTTCTTCATCGATTGCGGCGCCGGGAACTGCATCATCAAGGCGGGCGCGCGCGGCGCCGTCGCCGTGCTGGACGGCGCGGTCGTCGCCGTCCCCGCCTATGAGATCAAGCCGGTCGATACGACAAGCTGCGGCGACGCCTTCTGCGCCGGCTTCCTGACGGGGCTGGATCGCGGGCTCGAAGCCATCGACGCCTGTCGTTTCGCCACCGCGACGGCCGCTCTGGTCGCGCAGGGACCCGGCACCCTGGGACAACTGACCGGCGTTCAGGATGTTGAGACAGCGATGAACACCCTGCCGACGAGGGCCGCATGA